From one Trifolium pratense cultivar HEN17-A07 linkage group LG1, ARS_RC_1.1, whole genome shotgun sequence genomic stretch:
- the LOC123882292 gene encoding cysteine-rich receptor-like protein kinase 29 isoform X5: MAIVIVSCKFSFSIYYFLLLLIIIVSQAKAQPNFLRNFCINDNGNYTANSTYQNNLNILLSNLSSNTEINYGFYNFSYGQNTNKVNAIGLCRGDVKPDVCRNCLNDSRVLLTRLCPNQKEAIGWYDNCMLRYSNRSIFGIMEQFPWFDLSNPNIVTEVDQFNRVLGNLMKKLKEKAASSNDARVKYATGNESDANLNFQTIYGLVQCTPDLSLQECMDCLNGAISYITSCCSNKFGGRVVKPSCNIRYESFPFYDPPTVTVVDTVETSPPQEKSKSSHTTIAIVVPTVVVLVLLNLITCICLRRNRHSMAGSNLEEIEDDDDIEIAESLQFNFGTIEVATNNFSEANKLGHGGFGVVYQGKLSSGQVIAVKRLSIDSGQGDIEFKNEVLLLAKLQHRNLVKLLGFCLERKERLLIYEFVPNKSLDYFIFDPIKKSQLDWALRYKIIGGIARGLLYLHEDSRLRIIHRDLKSGNVLLDEDMNAKISDFGMARLLLVDQTQVNTNKVVGTYGYMAPEYAMFGQFSVKSDVFSFGVLVLEIISGQKISRILLGQSDQEDLLSFAWRNWREGTITNIIDPSLNNGSQNEIMRCIHIGLLCVQENLVERPTMATIALMLSSYSFTMPLPLEPASSIGGRTTSLP, translated from the exons ATGGCAATTGTGATTGTATCTTGCAAGTTTTCATTTtccatttattattttctccttcTTCTCATTATTATTGTATCTCAAGCTAAAGCCCAGCCAAATTTTTTGCGCAACTTTTGTATAAACGATAATGGCAACTACACAGCCAATAGCACATATCAAAACAACCTCAACAtccttttgtccaatctttctTCGAACACAGAAATCAACTACGGTTTCTACAATTTCTCTTATGGCCAAAACACCAACAAAGTAAATGCCATTGGACTCTGCAGAGGAGATGTTAAACCCGATGTTTGTCGCAATTGTCTCAACGATTCAAGAGTTCTTCTTACACGACTTTGTCCAAATCAAAAAGAAGCAATTGGTTGGTATGACAACTGCATGTTGCGCTACTCTAACCGATCAATATTTGGCATTATGGAACAATTCCCTTGGTTTGATTTGTCAAACCCAAATATAGTAACAGAGGTAGATCAATTTAATAGAGTTCTTGGGAACTTGATGAAGAAACTCAAAGAAAAAGCTGCATCAAGTAATGACGCTCGGGTTAAGTATGCTACGGGTAATGAATCTGATGCGAACTTGAATTTTCAAACCATATATGGTCTTGTGCAGTGTACACCTGATTTGTCATTACAAGAATGCATGGATTGTTTAAATGGTGCTATCTCATATATTACAAGTTGTTGTAGTAACAAATTTGGTGGTAGAGTTGTTAAACCAAGTTGTAATATTAGATATGAATCCTTTCCCTTCTACGATCCTCCGACTGTAACTGTAGTGGACACAGTTGAAACCTCTCCACCACAAG AAAAAAGCAAATCATCTCATACTACCATTGCCATAGTCGTGCCTACTGTTGTAGTTCTTGTTCTGCTAAATTTGATCACTTGTATATGCTTAAGGAGAAACCGCCACAGTATGGCAGGGTCAAATCTCGAAG AAatagaagatgatgatgatattgaaaTTGCCGAGTCATTGCAATTCAACTTTGGCACAATTGAAGTTGCTACAAATAACTTTTCTGAAGCTAATAAACTCGGACATGGTGGATTTGGAGTTGTTTATCAG GGTAAACTCTCGAGTGGACAAGTGATTGCGGTCAAAAGATTGTCAATAGATTCTGGACAAGGAGATATTGAATTTAAGAATGAAGTGCTTTTATTGGCTAAGCTTCAACATCGAAATTTAGTCAAACTACTTGGCTTTTGtctagaaagaaaagaaaggctaCTTATCTATGAATTTGTTCCTAACAAAAGCCTTGATTACTTTATATTTG ATCCAATAAAGAAATCACAATTAGATTGGGCATTGCGCTACAAAATCATTGGAGGTATTGCTAGAGGACTTCTTTACTTGCACGAGGATTCTCGACTTCGTATTATACATCGTGATCTTAAATCAGGTAATGTTCTCTTGGACGAAGATATGAATGCTAAAATATCAGATTTTGGGATGGCCAGACTGCTACTTGTTGATCAAACTCAAGTAAATACAAATAAAGTTGTTGGAACATA TGGATATATGGCTCCCGAATATGCAATGTTTGGACAATTTTCGGTAAAATCAGATGTTTTTAGTTTTGGCGTTCTAGTTTTGGAGATTATAAGTGGCCAAAAAATTAGTCGCATTCTTCTTGGACAGAGTGATCAAGAGGATTTACTTAGCTTT GCATGGAGAAACTGGAGGGAGGGAACAATCACGAATATAATAGATCCATCATTAAACAACGGTTCACAAAATGAAATAATGAGATGCATTCACATTGGACTACTTTGTGTTCAGGAAAATTTGGTTGAAAGACCAACTATGGCAACCATTGCACTGATGCTTAGTAGTTATTCTTTCACTATGCCTCTACCTTTGGAGCCTGCATCTTCCATCGGCGGAAGAACTACAAGCCTTCCATAA
- the LOC123882292 gene encoding cysteine-rich receptor-like protein kinase 25 isoform X6: protein MAIVIVSCKFSFSIYYFLLLLIIIVSQAKAQPNFLRNFCINDNGNYTANSTYQNNLNILLSNLSSNTEINYGFYNFSYGQNTNKVNAIGLCRGDVKPDVCRNCLNDSRVLLTRLCPNQKEAIGWYDNCMLRYSNRSIFGIMEQFPWFDLSNPNIVTEVDQFNRVLGNLMKKLKEKAASSNDARVKYATGNESDANLNFQTIYGLVQCTPDLSLQECMDCLNGAISYITSCCSNKFGGRVVKPSCNIRYESFPFYDPPTVTVVDTVETSPPQVFAEKSKSSHTTIAIVVPTVVVLVLLNLITCICLRRNRHSMAGSNLEEIEDDDDIEIAESLQFNFGTIEVATNNFSEANKLGHGGFGVVYQGKLSSGQVIAVKRLSIDSGQGDIEFKNEVLLLAKLQHRNLVKLLGFCLERKERLLIYEFVPNKSLDYFIFDPIKKSQLDWALRYKIIGGIARGLLYLHEDSRLRIIHRDLKSGNVLLDEDMNAKISDFGMARLLLVDQTQVNTNKVVGTYGYMAPEYAMFGQFSVKSDVFSFGVLVLEIISGQKISHILHGQSPEDLLSFVSPYLSLLFLP from the exons ATGGCAATTGTGATTGTATCTTGCAAGTTTTCATTTtccatttattattttctccttcTTCTCATTATTATTGTATCTCAAGCTAAAGCCCAGCCAAATTTTTTGCGCAACTTTTGTATAAACGATAATGGCAACTACACAGCCAATAGCACATATCAAAACAACCTCAACAtccttttgtccaatctttctTCGAACACAGAAATCAACTACGGTTTCTACAATTTCTCTTATGGCCAAAACACCAACAAAGTAAATGCCATTGGACTCTGCAGAGGAGATGTTAAACCCGATGTTTGTCGCAATTGTCTCAACGATTCAAGAGTTCTTCTTACACGACTTTGTCCAAATCAAAAAGAAGCAATTGGTTGGTATGACAACTGCATGTTGCGCTACTCTAACCGATCAATATTTGGCATTATGGAACAATTCCCTTGGTTTGATTTGTCAAACCCAAATATAGTAACAGAGGTAGATCAATTTAATAGAGTTCTTGGGAACTTGATGAAGAAACTCAAAGAAAAAGCTGCATCAAGTAATGACGCTCGGGTTAAGTATGCTACGGGTAATGAATCTGATGCGAACTTGAATTTTCAAACCATATATGGTCTTGTGCAGTGTACACCTGATTTGTCATTACAAGAATGCATGGATTGTTTAAATGGTGCTATCTCATATATTACAAGTTGTTGTAGTAACAAATTTGGTGGTAGAGTTGTTAAACCAAGTTGTAATATTAGATATGAATCCTTTCCCTTCTACGATCCTCCGACTGTAACTGTAGTGGACACAGTTGAAACCTCTCCACCACAAG TTTTTGCAGAAAAAAGCAAATCATCTCATACTACCATTGCCATAGTCGTGCCTACTGTTGTAGTTCTTGTTCTGCTAAATTTGATCACTTGTATATGCTTAAGGAGAAACCGCCACAGTATGGCAGGGTCAAATCTCGAAG AAatagaagatgatgatgatattgaaaTTGCCGAGTCATTGCAATTCAACTTTGGCACAATTGAAGTTGCTACAAATAACTTTTCTGAAGCTAATAAACTCGGACATGGTGGATTTGGAGTTGTTTATCAG GGTAAACTCTCGAGTGGACAAGTGATTGCGGTCAAAAGATTGTCAATAGATTCTGGACAAGGAGATATTGAATTTAAGAATGAAGTGCTTTTATTGGCTAAGCTTCAACATCGAAATTTAGTCAAACTACTTGGCTTTTGtctagaaagaaaagaaaggctaCTTATCTATGAATTTGTTCCTAACAAAAGCCTTGATTACTTTATATTTG ATCCAATAAAGAAATCACAATTAGATTGGGCATTGCGCTACAAAATCATTGGAGGTATTGCTAGAGGACTTCTTTACTTGCACGAGGATTCTCGACTTCGTATTATACATCGTGATCTTAAATCAGGTAATGTTCTCTTGGACGAAGATATGAATGCTAAAATATCAGATTTTGGGATGGCCAGACTGCTACTTGTTGATCAAACTCAAGTAAATACAAATAAAGTTGTTGGAACATA TGGATATATGGCTCCTGAATATGCAATGTTTGGACAATTTTCAGTAAAATCAGATGTTTTTAGTTTTGGCGTGCTAGTTCTGGAGATTATAAGTGGCCAAAAAATTAGCCACATTCTTCATGGACAGAGTCCGGAGGATTTACTTAGCTTTGTAAGTCCTTATCTCTCATTACTATTTCTTCCTTGA
- the LOC123882292 gene encoding cysteine-rich receptor-like protein kinase 29 isoform X7, with translation MIYYLQVLIYLFLILAFFSCIVLLLVFAEKSKSSHTTIAIVVPTVVVLVLLNLITCICLRRNRHSMAGSNLEEIEDDDDIEIAESLQFNFGTIEVATNNFSEANKLGHGGFGVVYQGKLSSGQVIAVKRLSIDSGQGDIEFKNEVLLLAKLQHRNLVKLLGFCLERKERLLIYEFVPNKSLDYFIFDPIKKSQLDWALRYKIIGGIARGLLYLHEDSRLRIIHRDLKSGNVLLDEDMNAKISDFGMARLLLVDQTQVNTNKVVGTYGYMAPEYAMFGQFSVKSDVFSFGVLVLEIISGQKISRILLGQSDQEDLLSFAWRNWREGTITNIIDPSLNNGSQNEIMRCIHIGLLCVQENLVERPTMATIALMLSSYSFTMPLPLEPASSIGGRTTSLP, from the exons ATGATTTACTATTTACAGGTTTTGATTTACTTGTTTCTTATATTGGCCTTTTTCTCATGTATAGTCTTACTTTTAGTTTTTGCAGAAAAAAGCAAATCATCTCATACTACCATTGCCATAGTCGTGCCTACTGTTGTAGTTCTTGTTCTGCTAAATTTGATCACTTGTATATGCTTAAGGAGAAACCGCCACAGTATGGCAGGGTCAAATCTCGAAG AAatagaagatgatgatgatattgaaaTTGCCGAGTCATTGCAATTCAACTTTGGCACAATTGAAGTTGCTACAAATAACTTTTCTGAAGCTAATAAACTCGGACATGGTGGATTTGGAGTTGTTTATCAG GGTAAACTCTCGAGTGGACAAGTGATTGCGGTCAAAAGATTGTCAATAGATTCTGGACAAGGAGATATTGAATTTAAGAATGAAGTGCTTTTATTGGCTAAGCTTCAACATCGAAATTTAGTCAAACTACTTGGCTTTTGtctagaaagaaaagaaaggctaCTTATCTATGAATTTGTTCCTAACAAAAGCCTTGATTACTTTATATTTG ATCCAATAAAGAAATCACAATTAGATTGGGCATTGCGCTACAAAATCATTGGAGGTATTGCTAGAGGACTTCTTTACTTGCACGAGGATTCTCGACTTCGTATTATACATCGTGATCTTAAATCAGGTAATGTTCTCTTGGACGAAGATATGAATGCTAAAATATCAGATTTTGGGATGGCCAGACTGCTACTTGTTGATCAAACTCAAGTAAATACAAATAAAGTTGTTGGAACATA TGGATATATGGCTCCCGAATATGCAATGTTTGGACAATTTTCGGTAAAATCAGATGTTTTTAGTTTTGGCGTTCTAGTTTTGGAGATTATAAGTGGCCAAAAAATTAGTCGCATTCTTCTTGGACAGAGTGATCAAGAGGATTTACTTAGCTTT GCATGGAGAAACTGGAGGGAGGGAACAATCACGAATATAATAGATCCATCATTAAACAACGGTTCACAAAATGAAATAATGAGATGCATTCACATTGGACTACTTTGTGTTCAGGAAAATTTGGTTGAAAGACCAACTATGGCAACCATTGCACTGATGCTTAGTAGTTATTCTTTCACTATGCCTCTACCTTTGGAGCCTGCATCTTCCATCGGCGGAAGAACTACAAGCCTTCCATAA
- the LOC123882292 gene encoding cysteine-rich receptor-like protein kinase 29 isoform X9, protein MAIVIVSCKFSFSIYYFLLLLIIIVSQAKAQPNFLRNFCINDNGNYTANSTYQNNLNILLSNLSSNTEINYGFYNFSYGQNTNKVNAIGLCRGDVKPDVCRNCLNDSRVLLTRLCPNQKEAIGWYDNCMLRYSNRSIFGIMEQFPWFDLSNPNIVTEVDQFNRVLGNLMKKLKEKAASSNDARVKYATGNESDANLNFQTIYGLVQCTPDLSLQECMDCLNGAISYITSCCSNKFGGRVVKPSCNIRYESFPFYDPPTVTVVDTVETSPPQGIYLSLTKVLIYLFLILAFFSCIVLLLVFAEKSKSSHTTIAIVVPTVVVLVLLNLITCICLRRNRHSMAGSNLEEIEDDDDIEIAESLQFNFGTIEVATNNFSEANKLGHGGFGVVYQGKLSSGQVIAVKRLSIDSGQGDIEFKNEVLLLAKLQHRNLVKLLGFCLERKERLLIYEFVPNKSLDYFIFDPIKKSQLDWALRYKIIGGIARGLLYLHEDSRLRIIHRDLKSGNVLLDEDMNAKISDFGMARLLLVDQTQVNTNKVVGTYGYMAPEYAMFGQFSVKSDVFSFGVLVLEIISGQKISRILLGQSDQEDLLSFAWRNWREGTITNIIDPSLNNGSQNEIMRCIHIGLLCVQENLVERPTMATIALMLSSYSFTMPLPLEPASSIGGRTTSLP, encoded by the exons ATGGCAATTGTGATTGTATCTTGCAAGTTTTCATTTtccatttattattttctccttcTTCTCATTATTATTGTATCTCAAGCTAAAGCCCAGCCAAATTTTTTGCGCAACTTTTGTATAAACGATAATGGCAACTACACAGCCAATAGCACATATCAAAACAACCTCAACAtccttttgtccaatctttctTCGAACACAGAAATCAACTACGGTTTCTACAATTTCTCTTATGGCCAAAACACCAACAAAGTAAATGCCATTGGACTCTGCAGAGGAGATGTTAAACCCGATGTTTGTCGCAATTGTCTCAACGATTCAAGAGTTCTTCTTACACGACTTTGTCCAAATCAAAAAGAAGCAATTGGTTGGTATGACAACTGCATGTTGCGCTACTCTAACCGATCAATATTTGGCATTATGGAACAATTCCCTTGGTTTGATTTGTCAAACCCAAATATAGTAACAGAGGTAGATCAATTTAATAGAGTTCTTGGGAACTTGATGAAGAAACTCAAAGAAAAAGCTGCATCAAGTAATGACGCTCGGGTTAAGTATGCTACGGGTAATGAATCTGATGCGAACTTGAATTTTCAAACCATATATGGTCTTGTGCAGTGTACACCTGATTTGTCATTACAAGAATGCATGGATTGTTTAAATGGTGCTATCTCATATATTACAAGTTGTTGTAGTAACAAATTTGGTGGTAGAGTTGTTAAACCAAGTTGTAATATTAGATATGAATCCTTTCCCTTCTACGATCCTCCGACTGTAACTGTAGTGGACACAGTTGAAACCTCTCCACCACAAGGTATTTATTTGTCATTAACTA AGGTTTTGATTTACTTGTTTCTTATATTGGCCTTTTTCTCATGTATAGTCTTACTTTTAGTTTTTGCAGAAAAAAGCAAATCATCTCATACTACCATTGCCATAGTCGTGCCTACTGTTGTAGTTCTTGTTCTGCTAAATTTGATCACTTGTATATGCTTAAGGAGAAACCGCCACAGTATGGCAGGGTCAAATCTCGAAG AAatagaagatgatgatgatattgaaaTTGCCGAGTCATTGCAATTCAACTTTGGCACAATTGAAGTTGCTACAAATAACTTTTCTGAAGCTAATAAACTCGGACATGGTGGATTTGGAGTTGTTTATCAG GGTAAACTCTCGAGTGGACAAGTGATTGCGGTCAAAAGATTGTCAATAGATTCTGGACAAGGAGATATTGAATTTAAGAATGAAGTGCTTTTATTGGCTAAGCTTCAACATCGAAATTTAGTCAAACTACTTGGCTTTTGtctagaaagaaaagaaaggctaCTTATCTATGAATTTGTTCCTAACAAAAGCCTTGATTACTTTATATTTG ATCCAATAAAGAAATCACAATTAGATTGGGCATTGCGCTACAAAATCATTGGAGGTATTGCTAGAGGACTTCTTTACTTGCACGAGGATTCTCGACTTCGTATTATACATCGTGATCTTAAATCAGGTAATGTTCTCTTGGACGAAGATATGAATGCTAAAATATCAGATTTTGGGATGGCCAGACTGCTACTTGTTGATCAAACTCAAGTAAATACAAATAAAGTTGTTGGAACATA TGGATATATGGCTCCCGAATATGCAATGTTTGGACAATTTTCGGTAAAATCAGATGTTTTTAGTTTTGGCGTTCTAGTTTTGGAGATTATAAGTGGCCAAAAAATTAGTCGCATTCTTCTTGGACAGAGTGATCAAGAGGATTTACTTAGCTTT GCATGGAGAAACTGGAGGGAGGGAACAATCACGAATATAATAGATCCATCATTAAACAACGGTTCACAAAATGAAATAATGAGATGCATTCACATTGGACTACTTTGTGTTCAGGAAAATTTGGTTGAAAGACCAACTATGGCAACCATTGCACTGATGCTTAGTAGTTATTCTTTCACTATGCCTCTACCTTTGGAGCCTGCATCTTCCATCGGCGGAAGAACTACAAGCCTTCCATAA
- the LOC123882292 gene encoding cysteine-rich receptor-like protein kinase 29 isoform X2 produces the protein MAIVIVSCKFSFSIYYFLLLLIIIVSQAKAQPNFLRNFCINDNGNYTANSTYQNNLNILLSNLSSNTEINYGFYNFSYGQNTNKVNAIGLCRGDVKPDVCRNCLNDSRVLLTRLCPNQKEAIGWYDNCMLRYSNRSIFGIMEQFPWFDLSNPNIVTEVDQFNRVLGNLMKKLKEKAASSNDARVKYATGNESDANLNFQTIYGLVQCTPDLSLQECMDCLNGAISYITSCCSNKFGGRVVKPSCNIRYESFPFYDPPTVTVVDTVETSPPQVFAEKSKSSHTTIAIVVPTVVVLVLLNLITCICLRRNRHSMAGSNLEEIEDDDDIEIAESLQFNFGTIEVATNNFSEANKLGHGGFGVVYQGKLSSGQVIAVKRLSIDSGQGDIEFKNEVLLLAKLQHRNLVKLLGFCLERKERLLIYEFVPNKSLDYFIFDPIKKSQLDWALRYKIIGGIARGLLYLHEDSRLRIIHRDLKSGNVLLDEDMNAKISDFGMARLLLVDQTQVNTNKVVGTYGYMAPEYAMFGQFSVKSDVFSFGVLVLEIISGQKISRILLGQSDQEDLLSFAWRNWREGTITNIIDPSLNNGSQNEIMRCIHIGLLCVQENLVERPTMATIALMLSSYSFTMPLPLEPASSIGGRTTSLP, from the exons ATGGCAATTGTGATTGTATCTTGCAAGTTTTCATTTtccatttattattttctccttcTTCTCATTATTATTGTATCTCAAGCTAAAGCCCAGCCAAATTTTTTGCGCAACTTTTGTATAAACGATAATGGCAACTACACAGCCAATAGCACATATCAAAACAACCTCAACAtccttttgtccaatctttctTCGAACACAGAAATCAACTACGGTTTCTACAATTTCTCTTATGGCCAAAACACCAACAAAGTAAATGCCATTGGACTCTGCAGAGGAGATGTTAAACCCGATGTTTGTCGCAATTGTCTCAACGATTCAAGAGTTCTTCTTACACGACTTTGTCCAAATCAAAAAGAAGCAATTGGTTGGTATGACAACTGCATGTTGCGCTACTCTAACCGATCAATATTTGGCATTATGGAACAATTCCCTTGGTTTGATTTGTCAAACCCAAATATAGTAACAGAGGTAGATCAATTTAATAGAGTTCTTGGGAACTTGATGAAGAAACTCAAAGAAAAAGCTGCATCAAGTAATGACGCTCGGGTTAAGTATGCTACGGGTAATGAATCTGATGCGAACTTGAATTTTCAAACCATATATGGTCTTGTGCAGTGTACACCTGATTTGTCATTACAAGAATGCATGGATTGTTTAAATGGTGCTATCTCATATATTACAAGTTGTTGTAGTAACAAATTTGGTGGTAGAGTTGTTAAACCAAGTTGTAATATTAGATATGAATCCTTTCCCTTCTACGATCCTCCGACTGTAACTGTAGTGGACACAGTTGAAACCTCTCCACCACAAG TTTTTGCAGAAAAAAGCAAATCATCTCATACTACCATTGCCATAGTCGTGCCTACTGTTGTAGTTCTTGTTCTGCTAAATTTGATCACTTGTATATGCTTAAGGAGAAACCGCCACAGTATGGCAGGGTCAAATCTCGAAG AAatagaagatgatgatgatattgaaaTTGCCGAGTCATTGCAATTCAACTTTGGCACAATTGAAGTTGCTACAAATAACTTTTCTGAAGCTAATAAACTCGGACATGGTGGATTTGGAGTTGTTTATCAG GGTAAACTCTCGAGTGGACAAGTGATTGCGGTCAAAAGATTGTCAATAGATTCTGGACAAGGAGATATTGAATTTAAGAATGAAGTGCTTTTATTGGCTAAGCTTCAACATCGAAATTTAGTCAAACTACTTGGCTTTTGtctagaaagaaaagaaaggctaCTTATCTATGAATTTGTTCCTAACAAAAGCCTTGATTACTTTATATTTG ATCCAATAAAGAAATCACAATTAGATTGGGCATTGCGCTACAAAATCATTGGAGGTATTGCTAGAGGACTTCTTTACTTGCACGAGGATTCTCGACTTCGTATTATACATCGTGATCTTAAATCAGGTAATGTTCTCTTGGACGAAGATATGAATGCTAAAATATCAGATTTTGGGATGGCCAGACTGCTACTTGTTGATCAAACTCAAGTAAATACAAATAAAGTTGTTGGAACATA TGGATATATGGCTCCCGAATATGCAATGTTTGGACAATTTTCGGTAAAATCAGATGTTTTTAGTTTTGGCGTTCTAGTTTTGGAGATTATAAGTGGCCAAAAAATTAGTCGCATTCTTCTTGGACAGAGTGATCAAGAGGATTTACTTAGCTTT GCATGGAGAAACTGGAGGGAGGGAACAATCACGAATATAATAGATCCATCATTAAACAACGGTTCACAAAATGAAATAATGAGATGCATTCACATTGGACTACTTTGTGTTCAGGAAAATTTGGTTGAAAGACCAACTATGGCAACCATTGCACTGATGCTTAGTAGTTATTCTTTCACTATGCCTCTACCTTTGGAGCCTGCATCTTCCATCGGCGGAAGAACTACAAGCCTTCCATAA
- the LOC123882292 gene encoding cysteine-rich receptor-like protein kinase 29 isoform X8, with amino-acid sequence MAGSNLEEIEDDDDIEIAESLQFNFGTIEVATNNFSEANKLGHGGFGVVYQGKLSSGQVIAVKRLSIDSGQGDIEFKNEVLLLAKLQHRNLVKLLGFCLERKERLLIYEFVPNKSLDYFIFDPIKKSQLDWALRYKIIGGIARGLLYLHEDSRLRIIHRDLKSGNVLLDEDMNAKISDFGMARLLLVDQTQVNTNKVVGTYGYMAPEYAMFGQFSVKSDVFSFGVLVLEIISGQKISRILLGQSDQEDLLSFAWRNWREGTITNIIDPSLNNGSQNEIMRCIHIGLLCVQENLVERPTMATIALMLSSYSFTMPLPLEPASSIGGRTTSLP; translated from the exons ATGGCAGGGTCAAATCTCGAAG AAatagaagatgatgatgatattgaaaTTGCCGAGTCATTGCAATTCAACTTTGGCACAATTGAAGTTGCTACAAATAACTTTTCTGAAGCTAATAAACTCGGACATGGTGGATTTGGAGTTGTTTATCAG GGTAAACTCTCGAGTGGACAAGTGATTGCGGTCAAAAGATTGTCAATAGATTCTGGACAAGGAGATATTGAATTTAAGAATGAAGTGCTTTTATTGGCTAAGCTTCAACATCGAAATTTAGTCAAACTACTTGGCTTTTGtctagaaagaaaagaaaggctaCTTATCTATGAATTTGTTCCTAACAAAAGCCTTGATTACTTTATATTTG ATCCAATAAAGAAATCACAATTAGATTGGGCATTGCGCTACAAAATCATTGGAGGTATTGCTAGAGGACTTCTTTACTTGCACGAGGATTCTCGACTTCGTATTATACATCGTGATCTTAAATCAGGTAATGTTCTCTTGGACGAAGATATGAATGCTAAAATATCAGATTTTGGGATGGCCAGACTGCTACTTGTTGATCAAACTCAAGTAAATACAAATAAAGTTGTTGGAACATA TGGATATATGGCTCCCGAATATGCAATGTTTGGACAATTTTCGGTAAAATCAGATGTTTTTAGTTTTGGCGTTCTAGTTTTGGAGATTATAAGTGGCCAAAAAATTAGTCGCATTCTTCTTGGACAGAGTGATCAAGAGGATTTACTTAGCTTT GCATGGAGAAACTGGAGGGAGGGAACAATCACGAATATAATAGATCCATCATTAAACAACGGTTCACAAAATGAAATAATGAGATGCATTCACATTGGACTACTTTGTGTTCAGGAAAATTTGGTTGAAAGACCAACTATGGCAACCATTGCACTGATGCTTAGTAGTTATTCTTTCACTATGCCTCTACCTTTGGAGCCTGCATCTTCCATCGGCGGAAGAACTACAAGCCTTCCATAA